One Rosa chinensis cultivar Old Blush chromosome 5, RchiOBHm-V2, whole genome shotgun sequence genomic region harbors:
- the LOC112167276 gene encoding uncharacterized protein LOC112167276, protein MDKFLVPLKPIPQLSTKPIRRRRWHRSLIELNGKLEPKYRHSVSGLLMQSYSELRAFRHLYHIDRNPCQTHVNRVVINGTYIPPSIKEGVSALDFDNKGIYLASVTRSGCLTVHDFETLYCQSNEPLLRLEEDEAKHVLHLSLHQQLDFVRWNCANQDEVVCTSMKRNEVLIFDISYISSTPSEVLRTKLRPAIFGSNIQKGLSDIAFTSCEDSRVLASDTDGVIHIWDRRTSTFPCLELTANPHGSLNSIQLNVENQIIFGAGKHGVIHAWDLRGGRTSSFFKGSKEVSRPPLTSLKLSSTLEKIGPLKEQSAIVSKEIHSINLDPCCPHQLAFHLDDGWSGVLDIHNLEVTHIHCPPPAWLNESVGSDLSYLRKPSWLPTNSIYVVGSSTDNGIHILDFYPDSSSPCHVDYNEDAHRLSGVKDQDKQNRFISLSEGVTACAVHPLNSTIITGTKHSSLLMVSQTHKSC, encoded by the exons ATGGACAAATTCTTAGTCCCTCTCAAACCCATACCTCAACTTTCCACCAAACCCATTCGAAG GCGAAGATGGCATCGGAGCCTCATCGAACTGAACGGAAAGCTCGAACCCAAGTACAGGCATTCCGTCTCTGGTTTACTCATGCAATCCTATTCCGAG CTTAGGGCGTTTCGGCATTTGTACCACATCGACAGAAACCCGTGTCAAACCCAT GTGAATCGGGTGGTGATTAATGGCACGTACatacccccaagtataaa GGAAGGAGTTTCTGCCCTGGATTTTGACAACAAG GGGATATACCTGGCATCTGTGACAAGATCGGGGTGCTTAACGGTGCATGATTTTGAAACTCTTTATTGCCAGAGCAATGAACCATTGCTAC GcttggaagaagatgaagcaaAACATGTGCTGCACCTTTCTTTACATCAACAACTAGACTTTGTCCGGTGGAATTGTGCCAACCAAGATGAG GTTGTTTGCACATCTATGAAAAGGAATGAAGTACTTATATTTGACATTAGTTATATATCTTCTACACCATCCGAA GTTTTAAGAACAAAACTGCGTCCTGCTATCTTTGGGTCTAATATTCAGAAAGGTCTTTCTGATATTGCCTTTACCTCCTGTGAAGACTCAAG GGTACTTGCTTCTGATACAGATGGTGTTATTCATATATGGGACAGAAGAACTAGTACTTTTCCTTGTCTTGAACTTACGGCAAATCCCCATGGCAGCCTTAATAGTATCCAATTAAATGTGGAAAATCAG ATCATTTTTGGAGCTGGAAAGCATGGGGTGATCCATGCTTGGGATCTTCGTGGTGGGAGAACGTCTTCTTTCTTCAAGGGTTCTAAAGAG GTATCTCGTCCACCTCTAACCTCACTGAAGTTATCATCAACATTGGAAAAAATTGGGCCTCTAAAG gAACAATCAGCCATTGTTTCTAAGGAAATACACTCCATTAATCTTGATCCGTGTTGCCCACACCAATTGGCATTCCATCTTGATGACGGTTG GTCAGGCGTGCTGGATATTCATAATCTTGAAGTTACACATATTCATTGTCCTCCACCAGCTTGGTT AAATGAATCTGTTGGGTCAGATCTATCATATTTGAGAAAACCTTCATGGCTACCTACAAACTCT ATATATGTGGTTGGATCATCAACTGACAACGGCATtcatattttggatttttatCCAGATTCAAGCTCTCCTTGCCATGTGGACTACAA TGAGGATGCACATCGTCTTTCTGGGGTAAAGGATCAAGATAAGCAAAACAGGTTTATTTCATTGTCTGAAGGAGTTACTGCATGTGCAGTTCATCCCCTCAACAGTACAATCATAACTGGAACAAAG CATTCATCTTTGCTCATGGTTTCCCAAACGCACAAGTCATGTTAA
- the LOC112167275 gene encoding pentatricopeptide repeat-containing protein At1g63330 isoform X1 — MLKMIRTTGSSYSHCSSTSTGTTRGMPFLHSSPPAFFVVNNYLALFHSQSSNPTKSRETQLRNRLNVSNVEDALKVFDEMLHLRPLPSVIPFNQILTQLVKLKHYSAPIPLFKQMLMCRIVPNHYTLNIIINCYCRLNRMGFGLSVLGQFFKLGLQPDVFTFNTLINGFVLHNQVAEAARIFSKMVQAGRCKPNVVTFSTLIKGFCMMGNNTAAVQLLGKMEERGCEPNIVSYNTIIDSLCKDTLIDDALNLFSEMITRGIAPDVVTYTSLIQGVCNIGHWKQATRLLNEMVSNGIFPDVVTFSVLVDTLCKEGMVVEAKSVVDMMIQRGIQPGTITYSSLMDGYCLRGEMDEAKQVFDLMVSKGSLVNVRSCNILINGYCKQKKIGEASKVFQEMTGWELVPDTVTYNTLIDGFYKAGRIQEAEKLFSEMQGCGQGCGQLPDVQTYNILVNGLCNNQQLSRALELLREMEGKKMELDIVVYNTIIEGLCKAGKMDSAIDVFSGLSSKHLQPDVWTYNIMILGFCKGGLLSEAEKLFTEMKEKGCSPDGCTYNTIIRAFMNNSETSRAMELIHEMRETGFSADASTMDLIVDLLSRDTVDPVLLAWLKDSV, encoded by the exons ATGCTGAAGATGATTCGAACAACTGGTTCTTCTTATTCTCATTGCAGCAGCACCAGCACCGGCACCACAAGAGGTATGCCATTTCTTCACTCTAGTCCTCCTGCTTTCTTCGTTGTCAACAACTACTTGGCTTTGTTTCATTCTCAATCCTCAAACCCAACCAAATCCAGAGAAACCCAGCTACGAAATCGACTCAATGTGAGTAATGTTGAGGACGCCTTgaaggtgttcgatgaaatgcttCACTTGCGTCCTCTGCCTTCTGTTATCCCTTTCAATCAAATCTTGACTCAACTTGTCAAATTGAAACACTATTCTGCACCCATCCCTCTCTTTAAACAAATGCTTATGTGTCGAATTGTTCCTAATCACTATACTCTTAACATTATCATCAACTGCTATTGCCGTTTGAATCGTATGGGCTTTGGCTTATCTGTCTTGGGTCAATTCTTCAAATTGGGTCTTCAACCAGACGTCTTCACCTTCAATACTCTAATCAACGGCTTTGTTCTCCACAATCAAGTGGCTGAGGCAGCGCGAATTTTCAGCAAAATGGTGCAGGCAGGTCGTTGTAAGCCCAATGTGGTTACTTTCTCCACACTAATAAAGGGCTTTTGCATGATGGGAAACAACACTGCGGCTGTTCAATTACTTGGGAAGATGGAAGAAAGAGGATGCGAGCCTAACATAGTTTCCTATAACACCATCATTGACAGTCTCTGCAAGGATACACTAATTGATGACGCATTGAACCTCTTCTCAGAAATGATTACTAGAGGTATTGCTCCAGACGTTGTTACTTACACCTCTTTGATTCAAGGAGTTTGCAATATAGGTCACTGGAAACAAGCTACAAGGTTGTTGAATGAAATGGTGAGTAACGGTATCTTTCCAGATGTAGTCACCTTCAGTGTCTTGGTTGATACACTTTGTAAGGAAGGGATGGTTGTTGAAGCCAAAAGTGTGGTTGACATGATGATTCAAAGAGGTATTCAGCCTGGTACGATTACATACAGCTCACTTATGGACGGTTACTGTTTGCGAGGAGAAATGGACGAGGCGAAACAAGTTTTTGATCTAATGGTTAGCAAGGGCTCCTTGGTTAATGTTCGTAGTTGTAACATATTGATAAACGGATACTGTAAGCAGAAAAAGATCGGTGAGGCCAGTAAGGTTTTTCAGGAAATGACTGGTTGGGAGCTTGTTCCTGATACCGTTACTTATAACACTCTTATTGATGGTTTTTACAAAGCAGGGAGAATACAAGAGGCAGAAAAGTTGTTCTCTGAGATGCAAGGTTGTGGCCAAG GTTGTGGCCAACTTCCAGATGTTCAAACTTATAATATTTTAGTTAATGGCCTGTGTAACAACCAACAACTTTCTAGAGCACTAGAGTTGCTTAGAGAGATGGAAGGCAAGAAGATGGAGCTAGATATTGTAGTTTACAATACTATTATTGAAGGTTTGTGCAAAGCTGGGAAAATGGATTCTGCAATAGATGTCTTCTCTGGTTTGTCATCAAAGCATCTTCAACCTGATGTGTGGACGTATAATATAATGATTCTTGGATTTTGTAAAGGAGGCCTATTAAGTGAAGCTGAAAAATTGTTTACAGAAATGAAGGAGAAAGGCTGTTCTCCAGATGGCTGTACCTATAACACAATTATCCGAGCTTTTATGAATAACAGTGAGACATCAAGGGCTATGGAACTTATTCATGAAATGCGTGAGACGGGTTTCTCTGCAGATGCATCAACTATGGACTTGATTGTGGATTTATTGTCCAGGGATACCGTAGATCCTGTATTATTAGCATGGCTTAAAGATTCAGTCTGA
- the LOC112167275 gene encoding pentatricopeptide repeat-containing protein At3g22470, mitochondrial isoform X2 — MLKMIRTTGSSYSHCSSTSTGTTRGMPFLHSSPPAFFVVNNYLALFHSQSSNPTKSRETQLRNRLNVSNVEDALKVFDEMLHLRPLPSVIPFNQILTQLVKLKHYSAPIPLFKQMLMCRIVPNHYTLNIIINCYCRLNRMGFGLSVLGQFFKLGLQPDVFTFNTLINGFVLHNQVAEAARIFSKMVQAGRCKPNVVTFSTLIKGFCMMGNNTAAVQLLGKMEERGCEPNIVSYNTIIDSLCKDTLIDDALNLFSEMITRGIAPDVVTYTSLIQGVCNIGHWKQATRLLNEMVSNGIFPDVVTFSVLVDTLCKEGMVVEAKSVVDMMIQRGIQPGTITYSSLMDGYCLRGEMDEAKQVFDLMVSKGSLVNVRSCNILINGYCKQKKIGEASKVFQEMTGWELVPDTVTYNTLIDGFYKAGRIQEAEKLFSEMQGCGQLPDVQTYNILVNGLCNNQQLSRALELLREMEGKKMELDIVVYNTIIEGLCKAGKMDSAIDVFSGLSSKHLQPDVWTYNIMILGFCKGGLLSEAEKLFTEMKEKGCSPDGCTYNTIIRAFMNNSETSRAMELIHEMRETGFSADASTMDLIVDLLSRDTVDPVLLAWLKDSV; from the exons ATGCTGAAGATGATTCGAACAACTGGTTCTTCTTATTCTCATTGCAGCAGCACCAGCACCGGCACCACAAGAGGTATGCCATTTCTTCACTCTAGTCCTCCTGCTTTCTTCGTTGTCAACAACTACTTGGCTTTGTTTCATTCTCAATCCTCAAACCCAACCAAATCCAGAGAAACCCAGCTACGAAATCGACTCAATGTGAGTAATGTTGAGGACGCCTTgaaggtgttcgatgaaatgcttCACTTGCGTCCTCTGCCTTCTGTTATCCCTTTCAATCAAATCTTGACTCAACTTGTCAAATTGAAACACTATTCTGCACCCATCCCTCTCTTTAAACAAATGCTTATGTGTCGAATTGTTCCTAATCACTATACTCTTAACATTATCATCAACTGCTATTGCCGTTTGAATCGTATGGGCTTTGGCTTATCTGTCTTGGGTCAATTCTTCAAATTGGGTCTTCAACCAGACGTCTTCACCTTCAATACTCTAATCAACGGCTTTGTTCTCCACAATCAAGTGGCTGAGGCAGCGCGAATTTTCAGCAAAATGGTGCAGGCAGGTCGTTGTAAGCCCAATGTGGTTACTTTCTCCACACTAATAAAGGGCTTTTGCATGATGGGAAACAACACTGCGGCTGTTCAATTACTTGGGAAGATGGAAGAAAGAGGATGCGAGCCTAACATAGTTTCCTATAACACCATCATTGACAGTCTCTGCAAGGATACACTAATTGATGACGCATTGAACCTCTTCTCAGAAATGATTACTAGAGGTATTGCTCCAGACGTTGTTACTTACACCTCTTTGATTCAAGGAGTTTGCAATATAGGTCACTGGAAACAAGCTACAAGGTTGTTGAATGAAATGGTGAGTAACGGTATCTTTCCAGATGTAGTCACCTTCAGTGTCTTGGTTGATACACTTTGTAAGGAAGGGATGGTTGTTGAAGCCAAAAGTGTGGTTGACATGATGATTCAAAGAGGTATTCAGCCTGGTACGATTACATACAGCTCACTTATGGACGGTTACTGTTTGCGAGGAGAAATGGACGAGGCGAAACAAGTTTTTGATCTAATGGTTAGCAAGGGCTCCTTGGTTAATGTTCGTAGTTGTAACATATTGATAAACGGATACTGTAAGCAGAAAAAGATCGGTGAGGCCAGTAAGGTTTTTCAGGAAATGACTGGTTGGGAGCTTGTTCCTGATACCGTTACTTATAACACTCTTATTGATGGTTTTTACAAAGCAGGGAGAATACAAGAGGCAGAAAAGTTGTTCTCTGAGATGCAAG GTTGTGGCCAACTTCCAGATGTTCAAACTTATAATATTTTAGTTAATGGCCTGTGTAACAACCAACAACTTTCTAGAGCACTAGAGTTGCTTAGAGAGATGGAAGGCAAGAAGATGGAGCTAGATATTGTAGTTTACAATACTATTATTGAAGGTTTGTGCAAAGCTGGGAAAATGGATTCTGCAATAGATGTCTTCTCTGGTTTGTCATCAAAGCATCTTCAACCTGATGTGTGGACGTATAATATAATGATTCTTGGATTTTGTAAAGGAGGCCTATTAAGTGAAGCTGAAAAATTGTTTACAGAAATGAAGGAGAAAGGCTGTTCTCCAGATGGCTGTACCTATAACACAATTATCCGAGCTTTTATGAATAACAGTGAGACATCAAGGGCTATGGAACTTATTCATGAAATGCGTGAGACGGGTTTCTCTGCAGATGCATCAACTATGGACTTGATTGTGGATTTATTGTCCAGGGATACCGTAGATCCTGTATTATTAGCATGGCTTAAAGATTCAGTCTGA